One part of the Augochlora pura isolate Apur16 chromosome 3, APUR_v2.2.1, whole genome shotgun sequence genome encodes these proteins:
- the LOC144467976 gene encoding uncharacterized protein LOC144467976: protein MTKRRVEDEESSEESDFADSSASETEEEDEPEDPETELRTKNAGSSVRLSKFFQEIDVAKKYSPMDTGNKAGIQFEKNMYRVIPMRLDPSIPKLRNLIDRGDTRR, encoded by the exons ATGACTAAACGGCGCGTAGAAG ATGAAGAGAGTTCCGAGGAATCGGACTTCGCAGACAGCTCTGCCTCGGAAACGGAAGAAGAGGACGAACCCGAGGACCCGGAGACCGAGTTACGAACCAAAAATGCCGGCTCGAGTGTTCGTTTGAGCAAATTCTTTCAGGAGATCGACGTGGCGAAGAAATACTCACCGATGGACACAGGAAACAAAGCCGGCATCCAGTTCGAGAAGAATATGTACCGAGTGATCCCGATGAGACTGGACCCAAGTATACCAAAATTGAGAAACCTGATCGACAGAGGCGACACGCGGCGCTAG
- the LOC144467975 gene encoding uncharacterized protein LOC144467975 → MDTIPLLTPTMETELLKEPWTFPQTKMSPIKEEGKVTSSIWEENFQDLSGWCMETFQGHCDFPTGESSAFKLSGTKYEGNSALSSEVGILKDLMNVADEERWNVKMSNSAETTEYFTSNSHSLQSTQKATSKSAKEDSTAETAATGWLKLSMGTASTTSTSPWSKQNNTTTVSTPSFQPRYQVEEIDLDDACPTSIDSAENQRDTWDVLRTVETTGSDTFDLLTYLCDDEMRSPEGSVSRDSSVVSKPWSIADSSQSIPQSYEKSEADSRTRPVAAEESSRSRAASTATSSSTETPVVVSSRKSERLRSSLEKTYHKVEKSYNRIARREKAVKRRRTDSNSEDRTILHYRESREKNNEASRKSRMNKKAKESEMATKAIDLERDNRILKMKVEELEKLVTSMRSALLKSAMKKEF, encoded by the exons ATGGACACAATCCCATTATTAACTCCGACTATGGAGACAGAGTTATTAAAAGAGCCATGGACATTCCCACAGACCAAGATGAGTCCAATAAAAGAGGAGGGGAAAGTAACGTCCTCCATCTGGGAGGAAAACTTTCAGGATTTAAGCGGTTGGTGCATGGAGACGTTCCAGGGTCATTGCGATTTTCCTACAGGTGAATCCTCTGCGTTTAAACTATCAG GTACGAAATACGAGGGTAACAGTGCTTTGTCGTCAGAAGTGGGGATATTGAAAGATTTGATGAATGTAGCCGACGAGGAGAGATGGAACGTCAAAATGAGTAATAGTGCTGAGACTACCGAATATTTCACCAGCAATTCTCACAGCTTACAATCCACACAAAAAGCCACTAGCAAATCCGCGAAAGAGGATAGCACCGCCGAAACAGCAGCAACCGGCTGGTTGAAGCTGTCAATGGGAACGGCGTCCACCACGAGCACGAGCCCGTGGAGTAAACAGAACAATACTACGACCGTTAGTACACCATCATTCCAACCCAGATATCAAGTAGAAGAGATCGATCTGGATGATGCTTGTCCGACCTCGATCGACTCGGCCGAGAACCAACGGGACACCTGGGACGTTCTGAGAACCGTCGAGACCACTGGTTCGGACACATTCGACTTGTTAACATATCTCTGCGAT GATGAGATGCGATCGCCGGAGGGTAGCGTGTCCAGGGATTCGTCGGTGGTATCGAAACCATGGTCGATCGCGGACTCGTCGCAGAGTATACCGCAGTCCTACGAGAAATCGGAGGCGGACAGTCGAACGAGACCGGTGGCCGCCGAAGAGAGCAGCAGAAGCCGGGCAGCATCAACCGCGACCTCGTCGTCTACGGAAACGCCAGTCGTCGTATCATCGCGGAAGTCGGAAAGACTGAGGTCATCGTTGGAGAAGACATACCACAAAGTAGAGAAGAGTTACAATAGGATAGCGAGGCGGGAGAAGGCGGTAAAGAGGCGGCGAACCGATTCGAACTCGGAGGATCGGACGATCCTGCATTATCGCGAGTCCAGGGAGAAGAACAACGAGGCGTCGCGGAAGTCACGGATGAACAAGAAAGCGAAGGAGTCCGAGATGGCAACGAAAGCGATCGATTTGGAGCGCGACAACAGGatattgaagatgaaagtcgAGGAGCTCGAGAAACTGGTCACGTCGATGCGCAGTGCGTTGTTAAAATCTGCTATGAAGAAGGAATTCTGA